From the genome of Arthrobacter sp. SLBN-122:
GCACCCGGTCCGTAACGGTGACGTTGAACCATTCACCGTCGGCAGCGACCGACGCAGCGGCCGAACTGCCGGCCAGCGTCCTCACTGTCCGTTCTACTGCCGCCGGGTCCTCGCCCCGGGCCAGCGCCCTGGCACCGGCCCGGGCTCCCTCCTCGATGCGCAGTTGCGTCATCCCCGCGGCGGCTCCGGCCAGCAGCATGGCCAGCAGTGCGAGCACGGCCGGCAGTGCCACGGCGAACTCCGCAGTGACGGCACCCCGTGCGTTTGCACCAGAGGCTGTTGGTCCGTGGTCCCCTTTGCCGCTGGCCATACGGCCGGTCCCGTCTTCCGAGGACCTGGCTTTCAGGTTCCCGTCTTCCAAGGAACTGGCTTCGACGGGACTTGCTTCGACGGACCTGGAACCGAGGGTCCTGGAATCGAGGGCTCCAGGGAGAAGAAGCCGGGCCGGTTTAGCCGTCACGGCAGCGCCAGGGCGGTCCGGATGAGGTTGAGGAGGAAGCCACGCACCTCGTCGCTGCGGAGAATGAACACAAGCAGCCCCGCGAATCCGACTGCGGCGAGGGTGGCGATGGCGTACTCGGCAGTGGCCATACCGGCCTGTGAACCCAGCAGCCCCCCGCGCCGGACCTGAGTTCCGGTACCGCCCGAACCGGGATAGAGCTCCACGACCTTGCTGACTGCGGGGACAGAAGCTTTGGGGGCAAGGGAAGAGGCGGAAGCGTACGGTGCCCTGTTGGTGCCTGGCCGGCTGCTGTCCCGTTGTCCGGGCTTCAGGCCGGATGCGGCGAGCGCGGAGGTTCCGGCGGTGTAGTGGCGGCGGTGGTGGTTGATGTACATGTGGTTTCCTTTCCGTTGTGCCGGTGCTCTTCCCGGCTGTCTTGACTCTTCCCGGCCCCGCGGGAGTGGGTAAGTGGGTGGATGGGCTAAGTGGAAAAGGTGGGCAATTCAGCCTTGTGGAGGAAGGGACCGGCGCTCAGTTCCGGGCACGGCAGCTGTGGGTCAGCCGGATGGCACCAGGGCCAGCAGGACCGGGACGACGCCAAGGCAAATGAAAGCGGGAAGGG
Proteins encoded in this window:
- a CDS encoding TadE family type IV pilus minor pilin codes for the protein MASGKGDHGPTASGANARGAVTAEFAVALPAVLALLAMLLAGAAAGMTQLRIEEGARAGARALARGEDPAAVERTVRTLAGSSAAASVAADGEWFNVTVTDRVPGPLGASIPWTLTARAATRSETAGTGAGSATGGVGGPAHGRAVR
- a CDS encoding DUF4244 domain-containing protein; the encoded protein is MYINHHRRHYTAGTSALAASGLKPGQRDSSRPGTNRAPYASASSLAPKASVPAVSKVVELYPGSGGTGTQVRRGGLLGSQAGMATAEYAIATLAAVGFAGLLVFILRSDEVRGFLLNLIRTALALP